The window CGACCGGCTTCCTCGACAAAGTCGACGCCAACCTGCGCGCCGCCATGGCCTGACGCGCCGGAACTTAAGCGCGGGCTCACCCGTAGAGCCCGCGCACCAGCGCAACATATGACACCGAGCGGACCGGCATGGGTGAAGCCTCGACGACGTCACCCGCCGGGGGATTCACCCCGGCCAAGATCATCGGCTCGCTCGGCATCGTGTTCGGCGACATCGGCACGAGCCCGATCTACACCTTCCGCGAATGCCTGAACGCCGCGGGGAAGGGCGCCGACCCCGCCACGGTCACCGACCTCCTGTCGCTGATCCTGTGGACGCTCTTGATCGTCGTGACGCTGAAATACGTCGTCTTCGTCATGCGGGCCGACAACGAGGGGGAGGGCGGCATCGTGGCCCTGCTCGGCCTCGCGCGCGAGGAGGAGCCCTCGTCCCGCCTGTCCCACCTGCTGCTGATCGCCGGGCTCGTCGGCGCGGCCCTGTTCTTCGGCGACGGCATGATCACGCCCGCCATCTCGGTTCTGTCCGCCGTCGAAGGTCTCGACACCGCGACGGCCTTCTTCCACCCCTACATCGTGCCCATCACGGTCGCGGTGCTGGTGGCGCTGTTCCTGGTGCAGTCGCGCGGCAGCGCCAAGATCGGCTTCCTGTTCGGCCCCGTCATGGTGGTCTGGTTCGCGCTGCTGGCCGTCACGGGCGCGGTGCGCCTCTTCGCCCACCCGGCCGTGCTGGCGGGGCTCGACCCGCGCCACGCGATGGCGTTCCTGGCGACCCACGGCACCGTGTCGCTGGTGGTGCTGGGTTCGGCCTTCCTGTCGGTGACGGGCGCGGAAGCGCTCTACGCCGACATGGGCCACTTCGGCCGCGGGCCGATCCGCCTGTCCTGGAGCAGCCTCGTGCTGCCCGCGCTGGCGTTGAACTACCTGGGGCAGGGGGCCAACGTGCTCGTCGACCCCGACGCGCTGCACAATCCGTTCTACCGCATGTTCCCGGGGTGGGCCATCTACCCCGTTGTGGGTCTCGCGGCGCTCGCCACGGTCATCGCCAGCCAGGCGGTGATCTCCGGCGCCTTCTCGCTGGCCCAGCAGGCCATCCAGGTGAGCCTGATGCCGCGCCTCGACGTGCGGCAGACCTCGGACGAGGCCGCGGGCCAGGTCTACGTGCCCCAGGTCAACTGGATCCTGATGGTGGCCGTGATCGGGCTGGTGCTCGGCTTCGGCTCGTCCGAGCGGCTGGCCTCCGCCTACGGCATCGCCGTGTCGGGCACCATGGTGATCACGACCCTGCTGCTGGCCGTGGTGGCGCGGAAGCGCTGGCGCTGGGGCCTGCCGCTCACGGTCGCGGTCATCGGCGCCTTCGGGGTCGTCGACGTCGCCTTCTTCGTCGCCAACGCGCTGAAGGTGGCGGACGGCGGCTGGTTCCCGCTGCTCGTGGGCGCGCTGGTGTTCATCGTCATGTCGACGTGGCACCGCGGCCGCACGCTCGTGGTCGAGCGCATGGACGAGGAGAACTCCGCCATCGAGGCCTTCGTGCGCGACGGCGCCCCGAGCCTGCACCGGGTCAAGGGCACGGGCGTGTTTCTGGCCTCGCCGCGCGGCACGATCCCGGCCTCGCTGGCCGAGAACATCCGCCACAACAAGGTCCTGCACGAGCGGGTGGTGCTCCTCACCGTGATCACCGAGCCGACGCCCTACGTCCCCGCCGAGCGCCGCATGGTGGTGCAACCGATGGACCAGAACATCAGCCGCGTGTTCCTGCACTTCGGCTTCGCGGAAAGGCCCGACGTCCCCCGGGCGCTGGCGCTGGACGGGGACCGGTTCTCCATCGACCTCGACGAGACGTCCTTCTTCGTCGGGCGCGCCCTGTCGGTGCCGGGCAAGCGGCGGGGGCTGGCCCCGTGGCGGGAGCGCCTCTTCGCCTTCCTCAGCCACAACGCGGTGGGGGCCGCGGACTACTTCGGCCTGCCGCCGGCGCGAGCCGTCGAGATCGGGATGCAGGTGGACCTGTGACGCGGCGGCCGGCCGGGCGCCGGCGCCCCGCGCTCACTGCCCGGGCGGGCCGTTCGACGTCGCGGCGGCGCCGGACGCCAGCCCGTTGCGGGTCTTCACGTCCTTGACGTTCTCGCGGAAGAAGTCGTGGTTGTCGCCCAGCGTCACGGTGGGCTGGCAGCGCGGCTGGCAGGCGTAGGTTTCCCGGTCGGCGCCCCGCTGCACCACCACCATGGACGGCGGTTCGCGCACCCGTAGGGCCGTCTCCGACAGGAGGCGCCCGCTGCCGTCGAGGAACAGCAGGTTGGTGTCGCCGTAGCCCCGGCCGGTCAGGATGACCTCGCCGCTGTTCCGCAGCATTGTGACGTCGGCGATGATCGGGTTGCCCACCACCACGGTCTCCGTGCTGGGCGGGAAGCGCATGATCTGGGCGCGATCGAGCAGCACCGTCACGGCCCTGTCGGCGGCCGAAGCCGACCCCACCGCACCGGTGAGGAGCGCTGCCGCGAGCGCCGCGACCCGTCGCAGGCCCGGGCTGCGCCGCGGCGCGGTTGTTGCGGACGGCATGGGCGCAGATTCCCCGAGGTGACGACGCGCGCAGCATGGCGCGCGACGGTCAACGGAGCGTGAACCCCGGCGCCGGCCGGCTCCCGAACGCGCCCGCGACCTGCCGCGTCACGCCGTGGCGGTCGTGCATCCCAGTCATGTCGAATTAACCACACGTGGCAAACGCGGCGCCGATCCGCGTTTAGTCGCCCGGTTTAAGGACTTCGCAAGTGCTCATCCTTAGGGTCATGGTCATCCCGAACGCGCTGCGGCCTGCGTGTGGCGGGTGAAGACCCCAGCAATCACGGAGCCTACCATGAGCATCCTCAAGCGTTTCGCCAAGGACGAGTCCGGCGCCACCGCGATCGAATACGGCCTGATTGCCAGCCTGATCGCCGTCGTGATCATCGGCGCCGCCCGCGCCCTCGGCACGAAGCTGACGACCACGTTCGGCAACATCGCCGCCAACCTGAGCTGAGGCGCCGCCGCGGGGGCGCGGGATCGCTCCGGCTCCCGCCTCCGTCCAGTCGACGACGAGCGTCCCGATCGACGGGGCGCAGCCTTTCCTGAAAGGGCGGAGCGAGACGTTTCGCTCCGCCCTTTCCGTGCGCGGCCTCCCGCCGGCCCTCCGGCGCCCGGCTCCGAACCCGTCCCGCCCGAGGTGTTGCCGATGCTGTCCGCCGCCGCGCTGATCCTGTTCCCGTCGCTGATGGCCTATGCGGCCTCCTCCGACCTGCTCACCATGACGATCGCCAACTGGATCTCGGCCCTGCTGGTCGTGGCGTTCCTGCTGCTCGCGGCCGTGGCCGGCATGCCGGTCATGGAGGTGCTCCAGACGCATCTCGCCTGCGGCGCCGCGGTGCTCGCGCTCACCTTCACGCTCTTCGCCTTCGGTTGGATCGGCGGCGGCGACGCCAAGCTGGCGGCCTCCACCGCCGTCTGGCTCGGGTGGGACAACCTCTACGCCTACGGCCTCACCACCTCCATCATCGGCGGCGCGCTGACCCTCGCCATCCTGCGCTGGCGCCTGTCCGACCTGCCGGCCGTCCTCGACCGGCAGGTCTGGGTCAGGCGCCTGCACGCGGCCGGCAACGGCGTGCCCTACGGCATCGCGCTCGCGGCCGCGGGCCTGATCCTGTACCCGGACACCGCGATCTGGGCCGCCGCGGCGACCTGAATCCCTCTTTCCGTCGCCCGCCCGTCACGACGTCCGCCAGCGAGCGATCCATGAGCAGCACCGCCGTCGCCCCCGTGCCGGCCGCGCGCCGCGTTCCGCCCTGCGCCAGGCGCGCCGTGCCGCGGCCGGGGCCGATCCTGCTGTCGCTGCTCGTCGCCATGCCGCTCTCGCTCGCGATGTCCTGGGGCAGCGTCGTCGCGGTCTGGACCACCGGCGACTTCGTCAACACCGACGACGCCATGCGGGCCGTGCAGATCCGGGACTGGATGGCCGGCCAGCCCTGGTTCGACCTCGCGGCGCACCGCTTCGGCCTGCCGCCGGGGGTCTTCTCGCACTGGTCGCGCGTCGTGGACGTGCCGGTGGCGGCCCTGATCCGCCTCTTCGGACTGGCGCTGGCGCCCGAGATGGCCGAGCGCGCCGCGCGGATCGCCTATCCGCTCGCCCTCCAGGCGGCGCTGGTGGCCGCCGTGGGCTACGCCGCGCGCGTCCTGGCGGGGGCCGCCGCGGTCGTTCCGGCCGGCCTGCTCGTCGTGCTGGGCGGCATCGGCTGCATGCAGTTCGAGCCCGGGCGCATCCACCACCATTCCCCGCAGATCGTGCTGCTGACGCTGATGGCCGGCACCGCGCTCGACGCGCTGGACCCGGCCCGCGCCCGCCGCGCCGCCCTCACCGCCGCGCTGGTCGCCCTGTCGCTGGCGATCGGCCTCGAGAACCTGCCCTTCGTCGCCGTGGTGCTCGCCGTCCCGGCGCTCGCGTGGGCGGTCGCCGGCGCCCCCCAGCGCCGGGCGCTGCTGTGGTTCGCGGGCGGGCTCGCCGTCTCGGTCCCGGCCGTCTTCGCCGCCACGGTGGCGCCGTCCCGCTACGGCCTCAGCTTCGTCGACGCCCTGTCGCTCATGCACGTGGCCGGGCTGGTCGGGGGTGC is drawn from Lichenibacterium dinghuense and contains these coding sequences:
- a CDS encoding potassium transporter Kup, whose product is MGEASTTSPAGGFTPAKIIGSLGIVFGDIGTSPIYTFRECLNAAGKGADPATVTDLLSLILWTLLIVVTLKYVVFVMRADNEGEGGIVALLGLAREEEPSSRLSHLLLIAGLVGAALFFGDGMITPAISVLSAVEGLDTATAFFHPYIVPITVAVLVALFLVQSRGSAKIGFLFGPVMVVWFALLAVTGAVRLFAHPAVLAGLDPRHAMAFLATHGTVSLVVLGSAFLSVTGAEALYADMGHFGRGPIRLSWSSLVLPALALNYLGQGANVLVDPDALHNPFYRMFPGWAIYPVVGLAALATVIASQAVISGAFSLAQQAIQVSLMPRLDVRQTSDEAAGQVYVPQVNWILMVAVIGLVLGFGSSERLASAYGIAVSGTMVITTLLLAVVARKRWRWGLPLTVAVIGAFGVVDVAFFVANALKVADGGWFPLLVGALVFIVMSTWHRGRTLVVERMDEENSAIEAFVRDGAPSLHRVKGTGVFLASPRGTIPASLAENIRHNKVLHERVVLLTVITEPTPYVPAERRMVVQPMDQNISRVFLHFGFAERPDVPRALALDGDRFSIDLDETSFFVGRALSVPGKRRGLAPWRERLFAFLSHNAVGAADYFGLPPARAVEIGMQVDL
- a CDS encoding pilus assembly protein N-terminal domain-containing protein, whose amino-acid sequence is MPSATTAPRRSPGLRRVAALAAALLTGAVGSASAADRAVTVLLDRAQIMRFPPSTETVVVGNPIIADVTMLRNSGEVILTGRGYGDTNLLFLDGSGRLLSETALRVREPPSMVVVQRGADRETYACQPRCQPTVTLGDNHDFFRENVKDVKTRNGLASGAAATSNGPPGQ
- a CDS encoding Flp family type IVb pilin, with the translated sequence MSILKRFAKDESGATAIEYGLIASLIAVVIIGAARALGTKLTTTFGNIAANLS
- a CDS encoding A24 family peptidase gives rise to the protein MLSAAALILFPSLMAYAASSDLLTMTIANWISALLVVAFLLLAAVAGMPVMEVLQTHLACGAAVLALTFTLFAFGWIGGGDAKLAASTAVWLGWDNLYAYGLTTSIIGGALTLAILRWRLSDLPAVLDRQVWVRRLHAAGNGVPYGIALAAAGLILYPDTAIWAAAAT